Genomic DNA from Pseudomonas fluorescens:
CCGGTCGGCCAAGGGTGTGACGGCGGTCAATGGGAAGATCAAGGGGTAATGGCGAAAGTCGGCAAAGGCGGCGGCGGTGTTCATGGCGATCTCCTGTTCGCGGCTTATCGGGGGAGAGGCAGGGCGATGATCCGGCCGATGTACAGCGGCGGCGGCAGGTCGGATTGTTCGTCGAGCAGGGCGCTGAGCCGGTCCAGGGTCTGTTCGGTGAAAGGCGCCGAGCGCGGGCCGGCCAGGTCGACGTGCAGTAGCATCTGTTCATTGCCGGCCAGCTCTTTATCACCGCCGACCAGATGCAGGCTGTGGTAGAGGTGCAGGCGTTTGGCGTCGTGGCCGATGATGTGCGTGTGCACCTCGACCTGGGCGTCGAGCTTCACTTCGTGCAGGTAGTTCAGGTGCAGTTCGAGGGTGAACAACGAGTGGCCGCTGGCTTCGCGGTTCTGGCTGTCCATGCCGAGCCGGTCCATCAGCGCGTCGGTGGCGTAGCTGAAGATCAGCAGGTAGAAGGCATCGCGCAGGTGGCCGTTGTAGTCGACCCATTCAGGGAGGATGCGGGTTTGATAGGTGGTTAGGGTGGGCATGCTGGAACTCCACAAATAGTCGCTGGTGTACACCCTTGTGGCGAGGGAGCTTGCTCCCGCTCGGCCGCGAAGCGGTCGTAAAACCAGCGAATACGATTTGACTGATACACCGCATTTGCCGGTTTTGGGACTGCTTCGCAGTCCAGCGGGAGCAAGCTCCCTCGCCACAAGGGGGGGTTATTCGCTGAACGCCATGCCATGCTTGGCCTTGGTGGCCTTCACCGCCTCCAGCACCGCCAGCAGGCAATCGTCACGATAGCGCTCCAGGGCCGAGATGCTATGGCTGCCCAATTGCGCGCTTGTGCCGTCCACCACATCGTCGATCAGCTTTTCGGTCAGCTCTGGCGCTGGCAGGTAGGTCCACGGCAGTTGCAGCGCCGGGCCGAACTGGGCCATGAAGTGCCGCATCCCGGCATCGCCGCCGGCCAGGGTGTAGGTCAGGAACGTGCCCATGAACGACCAGCGCAAGCCGGCGCCAAAGCGGATCGCATCGTCGATTTCTCCGGTGGTCGCCACCCCGTCGTTGACCAGGTGCAGGGCTTCGCGCCACAGCGCTTCGAGCAGGCGGTCGGCAATGAAACCGGGCACTTCCTTGCGCACGTGCAGCGGCCGCATGCCAAGGGATTCGTACACCTGCATCGCCGCCTGTACGGCTTCGGGCGCGGTGTTTTTGCCGCCGACCACTTCCACCAGCGGCAACAGATAGACCGGGTTGAACGGGTGCCCGACCACGCAGCGCTCCGGATGGGTGGCGCCTTCGTAGAATTCGCTCGGCAGCAGCCCCGAGGTACTGGAACCGATCAGCGCGTTCGGCTTGGCAGCGGCGCTGATCTGGCCGTGCAATTCGAGTTTCAGTTCCAGGCGCTCGGGGGCGCTTTCCTGGATGAAGTCGGCGTCGCGCACGCATTCTTCGATGGTCGCGACAAAGCGCAGCCGATCCTGCGAGGCGCCAGGGGCCAGGCCCTGTTTTTCCAGCGCGCCCCAAGCGTTGGCGACGCGTTTGCGCAATGCCGCCTCGGCACCCGGCGCCGGGTCCCAGGCAATAACGTCGAGGCCATGGGCCAGGGCCCTGCTGATCCAGCCGCTGCCGATTACACCACTGCCCAGGGCGGCGAAGGTCTTGATGTCGGTGATAAAGCTCATGGTGTTTTCCTAATGATTCGCCGATTCCCTGTGGGAGCGAGCTTGCTCGCGATGACGGATTCCAGGTGCAGCAGATGCCCTGGATGTACCGCCGCTATCGCGAGCAAGCTCGCTCCCACATTTGATCTTGGGTGGTCTTGAGAACTGCAGTCACTGCAGATCCAATGTGTACGTTCGGTTCAGCCGCGCTGGGTCAGCCCCATTTTCTTGCGACCTTCAGCCGGGGTGAGCACGCGGGCGCCGAGGCGGCTGAGGATTTCGCCGGCCCGCTCCACCAACTGACCGTTGGTAGCGAGTACGCCTTTGTCCAGCCAGAGGTTGTCTTCCAACCCGACCCGCACGTTGCCCCCCAGCAGTACGGCCTGGGCGGCCATCGGCATTTGCATGCGGCCGATGCCGAAGCCCGCCCACACCGCGTCCGCCGGCAGGTTGTCGACCATGGCTTTCATGGTGGTGGTGTCGGCCGGTGCGCCCCACGGGATACCCAGGCAGAGTTGGAACAGTGGGTTGTCCAGCAGGCCTTCCTTGATCAGTTGCTTGGCGAACCACAGGTGACCGGTGTCGAAGATCTCCAGCTCGGCCTTGACCCCCAGTTCGGTGATGCGCTTGGCGCCGGCCCGCAGTTGCGCCGGAGTGGAGACGTAAATGGTGTCGCCGTCGCCGAAGTTCAGGGTGCCGCAATCCAGCGTGCAGATTTCCGGCAACAACTCTTCGACATGAGCCAGGCGGGTCAGCGGGCCCACCAGGTCG
This window encodes:
- a CDS encoding thioesterase family protein, with the protein product MPTLTTYQTRILPEWVDYNGHLRDAFYLLIFSYATDALMDRLGMDSQNREASGHSLFTLELHLNYLHEVKLDAQVEVHTHIIGHDAKRLHLYHSLHLVGGDKELAGNEQMLLHVDLAGPRSAPFTEQTLDRLSALLDEQSDLPPPLYIGRIIALPLPR
- a CDS encoding L-carnitine dehydrogenase; amino-acid sequence: MSFITDIKTFAALGSGVIGSGWISRALAHGLDVIAWDPAPGAEAALRKRVANAWGALEKQGLAPGASQDRLRFVATIEECVRDADFIQESAPERLELKLELHGQISAAAKPNALIGSSTSGLLPSEFYEGATHPERCVVGHPFNPVYLLPLVEVVGGKNTAPEAVQAAMQVYESLGMRPLHVRKEVPGFIADRLLEALWREALHLVNDGVATTGEIDDAIRFGAGLRWSFMGTFLTYTLAGGDAGMRHFMAQFGPALQLPWTYLPAPELTEKLIDDVVDGTSAQLGSHSISALERYRDDCLLAVLEAVKATKAKHGMAFSE
- a CDS encoding 3-keto-5-aminohexanoate cleavage protein, which gives rise to MNHDVIITCALTGAGDTTAKSPHVPVTPKQIADAAIEAAKAGATVVHCHVRDPQTGKFSRDVALYREVMERIREADVDIIVNLTAGMGGDLEIGAGEQPMEFGPNTDLVGPLTRLAHVEELLPEICTLDCGTLNFGDGDTIYVSTPAQLRAGAKRITELGVKAELEIFDTGHLWFAKQLIKEGLLDNPLFQLCLGIPWGAPADTTTMKAMVDNLPADAVWAGFGIGRMQMPMAAQAVLLGGNVRVGLEDNLWLDKGVLATNGQLVERAGEILSRLGARVLTPAEGRKKMGLTQRG